The DNA sequence AGCCCGGCCAGAAGTTCCTGGCGGCCCTGGGCCTGAGGGCTCACTGCCAGATAGCCGATGCGCTCTCCGGGAAGAGAAAGGTCCTTGGAAAATGAGGTAGCCACCAGACTATTCGGATAAGCCTGAAAAATACTGGGTACCGAGATGCCGTCATAAGTCAATCGGCGGTACGGTTCATCATTAATAAGGTAAATGGGACGACCATGTTTTTTGCTGTGCGCGGTCAACAGTTCCCCGAGGGCATTCAATCGGGCGGCTTCGTAAATCTGACCGGTGGGATTATTGGGGGAATTAATGATCACCGCCCGGGTCTGGGTATTAATAGCCTCCTCCAACCGGTTCAGGTCCAGTTGGAAGAGCGCATCTGTCTCCACCACCCGGGGGGTGCCGCCGTGATTATCGATATAAAAGATATATTCCGGAAAGAAAGGGGCAAGAATGATTACTTCCTCTCCGGGGTTCAATAGGGCTTTGAGAATAACGTTGAGAGCGCCAGCCGCCCCGCAGGTCATGATAATGTCATCGGGAGAGAAAGACAACGGATGCTCCCGGCTCAGGTGCGCGGCCAGGACTTGGCGGGTTTCCAGGAAACCGGCGTTGGACATATAGGCGTGTCGGCCAGGGCGGGAATCCTGCACTACCTCCAGTAAAGCCGCTTTGAGTGCGTCCGGGGGCTCCAAATCAGGATTTCCCAAGGTGAAGTCATAAATCTTATCCGCCCCCAGGCGTGCCTTTAACTCCGCCCCTTCCTCAAACATGCGGCGGATCCAGGAAGACGACTGCATCGCCGCGGTCATTTTATCAGCAATAGCCATATTCTCATCCTAACAGGAACGATCTCTCCGGCAGGCCGGTATTATCCCTTCCGGCCGACATGAAACAGTTCTACATATTTTGTAAAAATTTTTTTACCTTACCTTCGGCCCGCCCGCAGGTCGGCCGCGGCTTTGGGGGGCAGCCCTCGTTCGCCAATAGCCCGGACCGTCCGTTCGATATCATATTCCACCCGCCTGATTTCGATGGTCAACTCCTGGTCGACCGCCACCAGCGCATAGGAGGCCAGGGGGTTGCCATCTTTGGGAAAGCCGACACTGCCGGGATTTAGCAGCCATTGTCGATCGAACTGCCTGATAAGCGGAATGTGAGTGTGGCCGGTGCATAAGACCTCTTCCGACACCTCCGCCAACAATTCCAAAAACATCTCATCCGGCCAGCTTGGGCGGACATAATCTTTAATATGTCGGGGACTGCCATGGGTCAATCGAAATCGCCAACCTTCCTTGGCCACGGTCATCTGCTGGGGAAGGCTGGCCAGGAATTTGCGGGTCTGGTCGTTGACCTTCTGCAACGTCCAATGGTAAATCTCCAGACCCATCGGGGTGATTCGGGCGTTGAGGAACTCACCGACGGGATCTGCCACCTGGCCTAATACGGCCTGATCATAATTACCCCGCAGACCTGGAATGCCTCGGGAGGCAATCAGCGCGACGGTCTCATTGGGGAAAGGATTGTAGCCTACCAGATCCCCGAGATGGTAGATTTCGTTGACTCCCTGCCTCTCGATGTCGGCCAACACCGCCTCCAGGGCGGGCAGATTACCATGAATATCCGAGATGATAGCAAAACGGCTCATAAAAGGGTCATTCTCATAATCACGGCTATAAATTGGCTATCCTTAATAAATTTTCTTCTCCGTAGCAATACAGCATTACCGCTGCGAAAACCGCCAGGACTAACGTCTCACACCAAAAGGGCTGGTACGGTGTCAGGTTCGTCCTGATCCGGACCTCGCGTCACCCGCCAGGAAAGCAGGTATAGAGAATCGGGACCTTCATTGCGCAGAGTGTGGGGTATACCCGGAGGAATAACCACCAGCGTATGGTTGCCGTCCAGAAGTCGTTTTTGCAGATAATCATCCCGATCACGCCAGAAAAACAGCCCCTGGCCATGAAACACGTAAAGCCATTCCGTCTTATACGGGTGTTGATGTTGACCACGCATCTGAGATGGCAGAATTGAAATTATATGACAACTGGTCAGCATCTCTAACGAGGGACTTACGGCCAGCGGGTGCTGGAATGGAAAGTAAACAAAGCCGCGCTCATCCTGTCGCAAGGCGTCCCCTAAAGC is a window from the Desulfobacca acetoxidans DSM 11109 genome containing:
- a CDS encoding pyridoxal phosphate-dependent aminotransferase, which codes for MAIADKMTAAMQSSSWIRRMFEEGAELKARLGADKIYDFTLGNPDLEPPDALKAALLEVVQDSRPGRHAYMSNAGFLETRQVLAAHLSREHPLSFSPDDIIMTCGAAGALNVILKALLNPGEEVIILAPFFPEYIFYIDNHGGTPRVVETDALFQLDLNRLEEAINTQTRAVIINSPNNPTGQIYEAARLNALGELLTAHSKKHGRPIYLINDEPYRRLTYDGISVPSIFQAYPNSLVATSFSKDLSLPGERIGYLAVSPQAQGRQELLAGLILANRILGYVNAPALMQRLVAKMAVVTVDLTPYVRRRELFCQILADAGYDLVKPQGAFYLFPRSPLTDDIAFVAELKKENILAVPGRGFGRGGYFRLAFCTPESVISAAAAGFARARARVAQV
- a CDS encoding metallophosphoesterase family protein, translating into MSRFAIISDIHGNLPALEAVLADIERQGVNEIYHLGDLVGYNPFPNETVALIASRGIPGLRGNYDQAVLGQVADPVGEFLNARITPMGLEIYHWTLQKVNDQTRKFLASLPQQMTVAKEGWRFRLTHGSPRHIKDYVRPSWPDEMFLELLAEVSEEVLCTGHTHIPLIRQFDRQWLLNPGSVGFPKDGNPLASYALVAVDQELTIEIRRVEYDIERTVRAIGERGLPPKAAADLRAGRR
- a CDS encoding cupin domain-containing protein translates to MHRDDVQFLALGDALRQDERGFVYFPFQHPLAVSPSLEMLTSCHIISILPSQMRGQHQHPYKTEWLYVFHGQGLFFWRDRDDYLQKRLLDGNHTLVVIPPGIPHTLRNEGPDSLYLLSWRVTRGPDQDEPDTVPALLV